In a genomic window of Tissierella sp. Yu-01:
- a CDS encoding sigma-E factor regulatory protein RseB domain-containing protein, which translates to MNDNEKRLSDFIDSLNNEKKPDAISDSGELDRLFNVVRQVRTLKEIEMPDKDFAGRISDNINNRRPINKGRKRIWIGGLASIAAVLVIAVMMNFILPLSNTNIVYAMEQAYNEINAYHGILEVISKNEAGEEQLQSKLDVWIDKAGNYYVEVLEGSHKGVITVKNEEKMWQISDEKNQVSIFPAFPETYEFIFELGKEIEDARNAESTNIIGDDSIAGIPSYIMEVTPKGGLPYKLWIDKDTNLPLQKQGSMQNSIQYITRYTEIDAIDAIPEELVEYNLPEGYKEVNVDVTEFTGTIEDVIVDGNIDTETKPDVEVDVNLEIQKANQISVDSGSSPWMLDPVYVAQIFISMEISPEGIVGDYPINYEDLVIVDNDEINAAIELNSEKTDITRVYLGRLVRQDTTGIWTVIGYDVK; encoded by the coding sequence ATGAATGATAATGAAAAAAGATTATCTGATTTTATAGATAGTTTAAATAATGAAAAAAAACCAGATGCTATATCAGATTCAGGTGAGTTAGATAGATTATTTAATGTAGTAAGACAGGTCCGTACATTAAAGGAAATAGAAATGCCAGATAAGGATTTTGCAGGCAGAATTTCTGATAATATTAATAATAGAAGGCCAATTAACAAAGGTAGAAAAAGGATATGGATAGGTGGATTAGCGAGCATTGCAGCAGTACTTGTTATAGCAGTGATGATGAACTTTATATTGCCATTGAGTAATACAAATATAGTTTATGCTATGGAGCAAGCTTATAATGAGATAAATGCCTATCATGGAATCTTAGAAGTAATATCAAAAAATGAAGCTGGAGAAGAACAATTACAATCTAAGCTTGATGTATGGATTGATAAAGCTGGCAACTATTATGTAGAAGTATTAGAAGGCTCACATAAGGGAGTAATAACAGTAAAGAACGAAGAAAAGATGTGGCAGATATCTGATGAGAAAAATCAAGTGAGTATATTTCCAGCTTTTCCTGAAACCTATGAATTTATATTTGAATTAGGGAAGGAAATAGAGGATGCGAGAAATGCAGAATCCACAAACATTATCGGTGATGATAGTATAGCTGGGATACCTTCATATATAATGGAGGTAACTCCTAAGGGAGGATTACCATATAAATTATGGATTGATAAGGATACCAATTTACCGTTACAAAAACAAGGTTCCATGCAAAACTCAATACAATATATAACAAGGTATACTGAAATTGATGCTATAGATGCTATTCCTGAAGAATTAGTAGAATATAATTTACCTGAAGGTTATAAAGAAGTAAATGTAGATGTGACTGAATTTACTGGTACTATTGAGGATGTTATCGTGGATGGAAATATTGATACGGAAACTAAACCAGATGTGGAAGTAGATGTAAATCTAGAAATTCAAAAAGCAAATCAAATAAGTGTTGATTCAGGAAGTTCTCCATGGATGTTAGATCCTGTGTATGTTGCACAAATATTTATAAGTATGGAGATTTCACCAGAGGGTATTGTTGGTGACTATCCAATTAATTATGAAGATTTAGTAATTGTAGATAACGATGAAATCAATGCTGCAATTGAGTTGAATAGTGAAAAAACTGATATTACAAGAGTTTATTTAGGGCGGCTAGTGAGACAGGATACAACAGGAATTTGGACAGTTATAGGATATGATGTGAAATAA
- a CDS encoding DUF3787 domain-containing protein gives MTNNKNKIEGTFKQNREPKIEDTATDVYYKTDRKIPDSKVAIPTEDSVEEAKSWVDNENIK, from the coding sequence ATGACTAATAATAAAAACAAAATCGAAGGTACGTTCAAACAAAATCGTGAACCTAAAATAGAAGATACTGCTACAGATGTATATTATAAGACTGATAGAAAAATACCTGACTCCAAGGTTGCCATCCCAACAGAGGATTCTGTAGAAGAAGCTAAGAGCTGGGTAGATAACGAAAATATAAAATAA
- a CDS encoding DUF3787 domain-containing protein has protein sequence MKHQTDNLKNEIPKNIKFSNGTLTQRQFKEVKIQDRETDAFYKTDYKLKDSKVSIPTLDAVVEAKDWVDNENRK, from the coding sequence ATGAAACATCAAACTGATAATCTTAAGAATGAAATACCTAAAAATATAAAGTTCTCAAATGGAACTCTAACACAAAGACAGTTTAAAGAAGTAAAAATTCAAGATAGAGAAACAGATGCCTTTTATAAGACAGATTATAAATTGAAAGATTCCAAAGTATCAATCCCTACCCTAGATGCGGTAGTAGAGGCAAAAGACTGGGTTGATAACGAAAATAGAAAATAA
- a CDS encoding VanW family protein has protein sequence MLKSKSILLICIFSFILSIAFPAYADNLDIILNQKVTYDIPDISGPITNMPWINEKDFIEAKQKYNTPILIVGFCAVLKNPLPGEEHNVSLAAKSVNGNVIRPSKIFSQNERIGPYTKRRGYKDGSSFAGDKIVMTEGGGVCKIATSLYNLSVLANFEIVERHYHAMPVNYVPYGQDATVAYGIKDFKFRNTTKGNVLIWSKLIENRLYMGFYGTERPPNVTWSHEVTDLVKPSIKYVKNETLNKGEMITKSAGLDGANVKTYVTIEYEDGSIEMKKMNSSYYKPFPELIEMN, from the coding sequence ATGCTTAAATCAAAATCTATCCTTTTAATTTGTATTTTTAGCTTCATATTATCGATAGCATTCCCCGCTTATGCAGATAATTTAGATATAATTTTAAACCAAAAAGTCACTTATGACATCCCAGATATTTCAGGACCTATAACTAATATGCCTTGGATAAATGAAAAGGATTTTATAGAAGCTAAACAAAAATATAACACACCTATATTAATTGTTGGCTTTTGTGCAGTTCTTAAAAATCCTCTGCCAGGGGAAGAGCACAATGTATCATTAGCAGCTAAAAGTGTTAATGGTAATGTAATTAGACCTTCCAAGATATTTTCTCAAAACGAGAGAATTGGTCCCTATACTAAAAGAAGAGGCTATAAAGATGGCTCATCTTTTGCTGGTGATAAAATAGTTATGACAGAAGGTGGAGGTGTTTGCAAAATTGCAACCTCTCTATATAATCTATCTGTCTTAGCAAATTTTGAAATAGTAGAGAGGCATTACCATGCTATGCCTGTTAATTATGTACCTTACGGGCAAGATGCAACAGTAGCTTATGGAATAAAGGACTTCAAATTCAGAAATACTACAAAAGGAAATGTTCTTATATGGTCAAAATTAATTGAAAACAGGCTATATATGGGTTTTTATGGAACTGAACGTCCACCTAATGTAACATGGTCTCACGAGGTAACAGATTTAGTTAAACCATCTATTAAATATGTTAAAAACGAAACCTTAAACAAAGGAGAAATGATAACTAAGTCAGCCGGATTGGATGGTGCAAATGTAAAAACCTACGTTACCATAGAATATGAGGATGGATCTATAGAAATGAAGAAGATGAATTCAAGCTACTATAAGCCTTTTCCAGAACTTATTGAGATGAATTAA
- a CDS encoding sulfate/molybdate ABC transporter ATP-binding protein: protein MKILYVKIKKAFKDFYLDIEFEANHEILALLGASGCGKSMTLKCIAGVETPDEGLIILNERTLFDSNNKINLMPQERKVGLLFQSYALFPNMTLEQNIAIGIPKSKNNKDEIVKEKIKAFSLEGLEDKYPSQLSGGQQQRVALARMLVSEPELILLDEPFSALDTYLRWQMEQELAAILNDYYGTTIYVSHNRDEVYRICDRIAVYNNGKIEVINDKKSLFKKPVTINAAVLTGCKNISRAKKINNHKVFAIDWNMELICSEVVKDDIKYVGVREHHIDFDDEIKYIDIVNPFELNIIDFIDDLFNKIAVLSNNNGAPIYMDLTKGQFKKIKNSTSIDININKNNILLFYS, encoded by the coding sequence ATTAAAATTCTTTATGTTAAAATAAAAAAGGCATTTAAGGATTTCTATTTAGATATAGAATTTGAGGCTAACCATGAAATATTAGCTCTACTTGGAGCTTCAGGCTGCGGTAAAAGTATGACATTAAAATGCATAGCTGGAGTTGAAACCCCTGATGAAGGTTTGATTATTTTAAATGAAAGAACTCTATTTGATAGTAACAATAAGATAAATTTAATGCCCCAGGAAAGAAAAGTTGGGTTGTTATTTCAGAGTTATGCTCTATTCCCTAATATGACTCTAGAACAAAACATAGCCATTGGAATCCCAAAAAGTAAAAATAATAAAGATGAAATAGTTAAAGAAAAAATTAAAGCATTCTCTTTAGAAGGATTAGAAGATAAATATCCTTCACAATTATCTGGTGGTCAGCAACAAAGAGTCGCTCTGGCAAGAATGCTTGTTAGTGAGCCCGAATTGATATTATTAGACGAGCCTTTTTCAGCTCTTGATACATACTTAAGATGGCAAATGGAGCAAGAATTAGCAGCCATTTTAAATGATTATTATGGAACAACAATATATGTATCACATAATAGAGATGAAGTTTATAGAATTTGTGATAGAATTGCAGTTTATAATAATGGAAAAATTGAAGTGATAAATGATAAGAAAAGCTTATTCAAAAAACCTGTGACAATAAATGCTGCAGTATTAACAGGTTGTAAGAATATCTCTAGAGCTAAAAAAATTAATAATCATAAAGTCTTTGCAATTGACTGGAATATGGAACTAATATGCTCAGAAGTTGTAAAAGATGATATTAAATATGTCGGTGTAAGAGAACACCATATTGATTTTGATGATGAAATAAAATATATAGATATTGTAAATCCATTTGAATTAAATATTATAGATTTTATTGATGATTTATTTAATAAAATAGCAGTTTTATCAAATAATAATGGTGCACCAATATATATGGATTTGACAAAAGGTCAGTTTAAAAAAATAAAAAACAGCACATCTATAGATATTAACATTAATAAAAATAATATTTTGCTATTCTATTCTTAA
- the modB gene encoding molybdate ABC transporter permease subunit, producing the protein MDFSPLILSIKAALFATIITFILGIYSAYFTLKLNKLKGIVDGLFTLPLVLPPTVVGFLLLVLLGKNSTIGKFLLNYDITIVFSGLATIIASIVVSFPLMYRTARGAFEQLDINLIYVARTLGLSEHEIFWKIMIPNCFSSIISGTILAFARALGEFGATIMIAGNIPGKTQTMAVAVYSAVQAGNRSLAYKWVSIIVIISFATMILLNLIESGKIKKLGKGGY; encoded by the coding sequence ATGGACTTTTCCCCATTAATTCTATCTATTAAAGCAGCACTCTTTGCTACCATTATAACCTTTATATTGGGAATATATAGTGCATATTTTACTTTAAAACTAAACAAATTAAAGGGCATTGTGGATGGACTATTTACCCTTCCACTAGTCCTTCCCCCTACTGTTGTAGGTTTTTTACTATTAGTTTTACTAGGTAAAAATAGCACTATAGGTAAGTTTCTTCTAAACTATGATATAACCATAGTTTTCTCAGGCCTTGCCACTATCATTGCATCAATAGTAGTTTCCTTCCCCTTGATGTATAGAACAGCAAGAGGTGCATTTGAGCAGCTAGACATAAATCTTATTTATGTAGCCAGAACTTTGGGATTATCAGAGCACGAAATATTTTGGAAGATCATGATTCCAAATTGTTTCTCCAGCATTATTTCAGGTACTATTCTAGCCTTTGCTAGAGCCTTAGGAGAATTTGGAGCTACTATAATGATAGCTGGAAATATTCCAGGTAAAACGCAGACCATGGCAGTTGCAGTGTATAGTGCTGTACAAGCTGGTAATAGATCTTTAGCATATAAATGGGTATCTATCATAGTTATTATCTCCTTTGCAACTATGATATTGTTAAATTTAATTGAAAGCGGTAAAATTAAGAAATTAGGCAAAGGGGGTTATTAA
- the modA gene encoding molybdate ABC transporter substrate-binding protein: MKEKKLLALLVAVVLSVSLFAGCTSKAPETPGVETSSPDESLVAEEPEKEVELLISAAASMTDVLQEIAENYKVISPTTKLTFTFGSSGALQTQIEEGAPADIFISAAQKQMTALEEKDLIVKESKKTLLVNKVILIAPKDSNLSLTSFEDIIKDEVEKIALGEPTGVPVGQYSEEIFTTLGIWDKVKTKAVYGSDVRTVLTWVETGELDCGVVYATDAYSTDKVKIVAEAPEGSHKEVTYPIAVIKSSSNVQKAQEFLDYLSTDEAVKVFEKYGFSMK, encoded by the coding sequence ATGAAAGAGAAAAAGTTATTAGCACTACTAGTAGCAGTAGTATTATCTGTATCTCTCTTTGCTGGTTGTACAAGTAAAGCTCCAGAAACACCAGGTGTTGAGACCTCATCTCCTGATGAATCTCTAGTTGCTGAAGAACCAGAAAAAGAAGTTGAACTTTTAATATCAGCTGCTGCAAGTATGACGGATGTGCTACAAGAAATCGCAGAAAATTATAAGGTAATATCCCCTACTACAAAGCTTACTTTTACCTTTGGAAGTTCAGGAGCATTACAAACACAAATCGAAGAAGGTGCTCCTGCAGACATATTTATTTCTGCTGCTCAAAAACAAATGACTGCTTTAGAGGAAAAGGATTTAATAGTAAAAGAATCTAAAAAAACACTTCTAGTTAACAAAGTTATTTTAATAGCTCCAAAGGATAGCAATTTGTCTTTAACATCTTTTGAAGATATAATAAAAGATGAAGTTGAAAAAATAGCATTGGGAGAACCTACTGGAGTTCCTGTTGGACAATATAGTGAAGAAATATTTACAACTCTTGGTATTTGGGATAAAGTTAAGACAAAAGCTGTATATGGCAGTGATGTTAGAACTGTTCTTACATGGGTTGAAACTGGAGAATTGGATTGTGGAGTAGTATATGCTACTGATGCTTACAGCACAGACAAGGTAAAAATAGTTGCCGAAGCTCCTGAAGGTAGTCATAAAGAGGTAACTTACCCAATAGCTGTTATTAAATCTAGTTCAAATGTTCAAAAAGCTCAAGAGTTCTTAGATTACTTATCAACAGACGAAGCAGTAAAAGTATTTGAGAAATATGGTTTTTCAATGAAATAA
- a CDS encoding LysR family transcriptional regulator codes for MNKINYENLNYDIKIKIYHDQKDFGPGVAKIMELIRETGTLSEAYRAMEMSSSKAWKIIKKAEKDLGIKLIDTVTGGAGGGKSTLTKEGEDFLDRYISFSNELENIAKELFNKHFSCDIINKR; via the coding sequence TTGAATAAAATTAATTATGAAAATTTAAATTATGACATTAAAATAAAAATATATCATGATCAAAAAGATTTTGGTCCAGGTGTCGCTAAAATTATGGAATTAATTAGAGAAACAGGTACCTTGTCTGAAGCATATAGAGCTATGGAAATGTCTTCAAGTAAAGCTTGGAAAATAATAAAAAAGGCAGAAAAAGACCTTGGAATTAAATTAATAGACACAGTAACTGGTGGTGCTGGCGGTGGTAAATCTACACTAACTAAAGAAGGTGAAGATTTCCTAGATAGATATATTTCTTTTTCAAATGAACTAGAAAATATTGCTAAAGAACTATTTAATAAACACTTCTCTTGTGATATAATTAACAAAAGATAG
- a CDS encoding undecaprenyl-diphosphate phosphatase, with translation MIFIELLKAAILGIVEGITEWLPISSTGHMILVEEFIKLNASAEFMEMFRVVIQLGAILAVVLLYFNKLNPFSPSKSMKEKRDTMQIWFKVIVGVIPAGVLGVLFDDWFDEHFYNYFVVAITLIVYGILFIIIENKNKNKMPQVNSFQTLTYSTALGIGIFQVLSLIPGTSRSGSTILGAIILGTSRGVAAEYSFFMSIPIMFGASLLKLVKFGLNFTGMEVAILVTGMIVAFVVSIVAIRFLMRYIRNNDFKAFGWYRIVLGALVLGYFMILG, from the coding sequence ATGATATTCATTGAATTATTAAAAGCGGCAATTTTAGGTATAGTAGAGGGGATCACTGAATGGCTGCCAATAAGTAGTACTGGTCATATGATTTTAGTAGAGGAGTTTATAAAATTAAATGCATCAGCTGAATTTATGGAAATGTTTCGTGTAGTTATTCAATTGGGAGCTATTTTAGCAGTTGTCTTATTATATTTTAACAAGCTCAATCCTTTTTCTCCTAGTAAATCTATGAAGGAAAAAAGAGATACAATGCAAATATGGTTTAAGGTAATAGTTGGGGTTATACCAGCGGGAGTACTTGGTGTTTTGTTTGATGATTGGTTTGATGAACACTTTTATAACTATTTTGTAGTTGCAATTACATTGATTGTTTACGGAATACTATTTATTATTATTGAAAATAAGAATAAAAATAAAATGCCTCAGGTTAATAGTTTTCAAACGCTTACATACTCAACAGCGCTTGGAATAGGTATATTCCAAGTATTATCTCTAATACCTGGTACATCTCGTTCAGGTTCTACAATTCTTGGGGCTATAATATTAGGAACATCCAGGGGCGTAGCTGCTGAATATTCATTCTTTATGTCAATTCCAATCATGTTTGGAGCAAGCTTATTGAAATTAGTTAAATTTGGATTAAATTTTACAGGAATGGAAGTAGCTATACTTGTAACTGGTATGATTGTGGCATTTGTAGTTTCAATAGTGGCAATAAGATTCTTAATGAGATATATAAGAAACAATGATTTTAAGGCCTTTGGATGGTATAGAATTGTTTTGGGAGCGTTGGTTCTAGGATATTTTATGATATTAGGCTAA
- a CDS encoding glycosyl hydrolase family 18 protein codes for MNFIRNYKLEKNENGYTLVLYLDIGLTEFADEFGSNREDQNENLNKFIKNFIENKFPDLKINSVKLIVGSIVVANITMQGITGYAAKAETKVKPVFNMTYAYFGAGNALIDTLSKTGNVLDVVSPSYFDLTSDGNLHLTSQFDSYTIKEMQKRNFKVVPFLSNHWDQAKGQAALKNRKVLIKDLVKVINEYNLDGINVDIENLSHTDRDNFTLFIKELREALPKDKEVSVAVVANPNGWTSGYYGSFDNENLAKYVDYLMIMSYDEHYEGDNTPGPVSSIQFTERSIQHLLKDVPPSKIVVGLPFYGRYWKSDGSIKGKGISLIRINELVKKYNGKINFDTRYKSPKATVNITGNEKDIPKGTYEIWFENEESILNKLQLIEKYDLKGAGSWSLHQATQNIWDVYNQWSNSSSIFIDVEEGWAKAPILAINEKGWMVGTRDFYFEPNTPLTRAQAATLLVRILDLSRNNTTSPYFIDVQNNHWAKTDIELAAQHGLMNGKGNQRFAPDEFMTREEMATLLYRLLEVSPSDNKKQSPFKDIDSNRWSYQYILSMAENKIFEGFEDKTFRPTDKITRAQMAALLDRIKDMIP; via the coding sequence ATGAATTTTATTAGAAACTATAAATTAGAAAAAAATGAGAATGGCTATACCCTTGTCCTGTATCTAGATATAGGATTAACTGAATTTGCCGATGAATTTGGAAGTAACAGAGAAGATCAAAACGAAAATTTAAATAAATTTATTAAGAACTTTATTGAAAACAAGTTTCCCGATTTAAAAATTAATAGTGTTAAATTAATAGTTGGATCGATAGTCGTAGCAAATATAACTATGCAAGGCATTACAGGATATGCAGCTAAAGCTGAAACTAAAGTAAAACCTGTTTTTAATATGACTTATGCTTATTTTGGTGCAGGCAATGCCCTTATTGATACTTTAAGTAAAACAGGAAATGTATTAGATGTAGTATCTCCAAGCTATTTTGATTTAACATCAGATGGAAATTTGCATTTAACCTCACAATTTGATTCTTATACTATTAAAGAGATGCAAAAAAGAAACTTCAAAGTAGTCCCATTTCTCAGTAATCACTGGGACCAAGCTAAAGGTCAGGCAGCCCTAAAAAATAGAAAAGTCTTAATTAAGGATTTGGTTAAAGTTATTAATGAGTATAATCTTGATGGAATTAATGTGGATATAGAAAACTTATCCCATACTGACAGGGACAACTTTACACTCTTTATAAAGGAATTGAGAGAGGCACTTCCAAAAGATAAAGAAGTTTCAGTAGCTGTAGTAGCTAACCCCAATGGATGGACATCAGGATACTACGGCTCATTTGACAATGAAAATTTAGCTAAATATGTAGATTACCTTATGATCATGTCATATGATGAACATTATGAGGGAGATAATACCCCTGGTCCAGTCTCAAGTATTCAATTTACAGAAAGATCTATACAACATCTATTAAAAGACGTGCCTCCTTCAAAGATTGTAGTAGGTCTTCCTTTCTACGGGAGGTATTGGAAAAGTGATGGTAGCATAAAGGGAAAGGGTATTAGCCTAATTAGAATTAATGAGCTCGTCAAAAAATATAATGGAAAAATAAATTTTGATACACGTTACAAGTCTCCTAAGGCTACAGTTAATATTACGGGAAACGAAAAAGATATCCCCAAAGGAACATATGAAATATGGTTTGAAAATGAGGAATCTATCCTAAACAAATTACAGTTAATTGAAAAATATGATTTAAAAGGAGCAGGTAGTTGGAGTCTTCATCAAGCTACTCAAAATATTTGGGATGTTTATAACCAGTGGTCCAATAGCAGTAGTATATTTATAGACGTTGAAGAAGGTTGGGCAAAAGCTCCAATACTGGCTATAAATGAAAAGGGTTGGATGGTTGGAACTAGAGACTTTTACTTTGAACCTAACACTCCATTGACTAGAGCCCAAGCTGCTACTCTTCTAGTTCGTATTCTAGATTTAAGTAGAAATAATACAACTTCACCTTATTTTATAGATGTGCAAAACAATCATTGGGCAAAAACAGATATTGAACTTGCTGCACAGCATGGTTTAATGAATGGAAAAGGCAATCAAAGATTCGCCCCTGATGAATTCATGACAAGGGAAGAAATGGCTACTTTGCTTTATCGATTATTAGAAGTTTCACCTTCTGATAACAAAAAACAAAGTCCTTTTAAGGATATCGATTCAAATAGATGGTCTTATCAATATATTTTATCTATGGCTGAGAATAAAATATTCGAAGGCTTTGAAGATAAAACTTTTAGACCAACAGATAAGATTACTCGTGCACAAATGGCAGCACTATTGGATAGAATTAAGGATATGATACCATAA
- a CDS encoding pyridoxamine 5'-phosphate oxidase family protein: MRRSDREMSREFGIQVVDKSRYGIISMIDKNNEPYGIPLSIVRDESTLYFHSATDGRKVKIFKESPNVSVVFVGEVNVPQIHTKEELDEILKDESKTGVLVSSVFTTEFESAVVKGKVKLVEDEQEKIKALKLICEKYTPTYMNYFDIAIKSGAIRTNVYRIDIETINAKRKKYDSKGEEMKWRRME; the protein is encoded by the coding sequence ATGAGACGAAGTGATAGAGAAATGAGTAGAGAATTTGGCATTCAAGTTGTTGATAAGTCAAGATATGGGATTATTTCTATGATAGATAAGAATAACGAACCTTATGGAATTCCACTTTCTATTGTAAGAGATGAAAGTACATTGTATTTTCATTCGGCAACGGATGGAAGAAAAGTAAAAATATTCAAGGAAAGTCCTAATGTTAGTGTGGTCTTTGTAGGGGAAGTAAATGTACCACAAATACATACTAAAGAAGAATTAGATGAAATATTAAAAGATGAATCTAAAACAGGAGTCCTTGTTAGCAGTGTATTTACAACAGAGTTTGAATCAGCAGTTGTGAAAGGCAAAGTAAAATTAGTAGAAGATGAACAAGAAAAAATTAAAGCCCTGAAGCTTATATGTGAAAAATACACTCCAACATATATGAATTACTTTGATATTGCTATAAAATCTGGAGCAATAAGAACTAATGTATATAGAATAGATATAGAAACAATCAATGCAAAAAGAAAAAAGTACGATTCAAAAGGTGAAGAAATGAAATGGCGTAGAATGGAATAA